The Hyperolius riggenbachi isolate aHypRig1 chromosome 3, aHypRig1.pri, whole genome shotgun sequence genome window below encodes:
- the LOC137561600 gene encoding uncharacterized protein: MEYTIESLVSLVHANPFIYDKRLPGYKDKALIKRTWHNIAEEFTPDWEDLSSSKKKLEVKFYMNKWRSVRDTYKKELTKLRKLEKSGSAAPAPPTYKNFELLSFLRTIYEPRRTEDSFSTSTNVEADSDSTCASANSNSDAGDNVSEVPSTHTSGSAHSSLTTVRPRTRPATRPKRVRPAVVDEEENVHLAQMNKTYQEILEHFKSNRERQRSPEENVAYKITDSMVPYLMDIDPRYYADVHGEFIDAAKKYLAKTRQDRDGNQGNKQGSNLEGSSFRVPNQGTYQECWPSDKSMPVHRSEPQHSWIQQGQAYSSMPPSQMHSMGRPHRETSSTSRTGADVGEMYHRNPTQIPETRSYHNLDRPSAPCASQTTEFSMTRFMFDYDATE; encoded by the exons ATGGAATACACTATTGAGAGCCTGGTATCCTTGGTACATGCTAATCCTTTTATATATGATAAAAGGCTGCCAGGCTATAAGGACAAAGCACTTATTAAGAGGACATGGCACAACATAGCAGAGGAATTCACTCCGGATTGGGAGGACTTGTCATCGTCAAAGAAAAAGTTGGAAG TAAAATTCTATATGAATAAGTGGAGATCCGTAAGGGACACTTACAAAAAAGAATTGACGAAACTAAGGAAATTGGAGAAAAGTGGGAGTGctgctccagctccacccacctaCAAGAACTTTGAATTGTTGTCCTTTCTGCGTACCATATATGAACCACGAAG AACAGAGGATAGTTTTTCCACTTCAACTAATGTGGAGGCCGACAGCGACAGTACTTGTGCTTCTGCCAACAGCAACTCAGATGCTGGGGACAATGTTTCAGAGGTGCCATCCACTCATACAAGTGGGAGTGCTCACTCCTCACTTACCACTGTGAGACCGCGGACTAGACCAGCAACTCGACCAAAAAGAGTTAGGCCTGCCGTAGTGGACGAGGAGGAGAATGTACATTTGGCACAAATGAACAAAACTTACCAAGAAATTTTGGAACACTTCAAATCAAACCGTGAGCGACAAAGGTCACCCGAGGAGAATGTGGCCTACAAAATCACAGACTCAATGGTGCCTTACCTAATGGACATTGACCCACGTTACTATGCCGATGTACATGGGGAATTCATTGATGCAGCTAAAAAATATCTAGCAAAAACACGGCAAGACCGTGATGGCAACCAGGGTAATAAGCAGGGGTCCAACTTAGAGGGTAGTAGTTTTCGAGTTCCCAATCAGGGTACATACCAAGAGTGCTGGCCGTCTGATAAGTCGATGCCAGTTCATAGGTCAGAGCCGCAACACTCATGGATACAGCAAGGGCAAGCGTACAGTAGCATGCCTCCCTCACAGATGCATTCAATGGGGCGGCCACACAGAGAAACATCATCTACCTCTCGGACGGGAGCAGATGTGGGCGAAATGTATCATAGGAACCCCACTCAAATTCCCGAAACACGTTCATATCATAATTTAGATAGGCCTTCAGCACCCTGTGCTTCACAAACCACAGAATTCTCGATGACGAGATTCATGTTTGATTATGATGCTACGGAGTAA